A single window of Aphidius gifuensis isolate YNYX2018 linkage group LG1, ASM1490517v1, whole genome shotgun sequence DNA harbors:
- the LOC122860728 gene encoding uncharacterized protein LOC122860728, with protein MKVMMFIIVVLGVFLLTGVPCLVMAKSMAGGGLVLSDIDPTAQKKCQYGKIHSKYRVICYDLNYDEFPQTLRKDIEILYFTRNRVTELTNSTLEKFTDLSYISFQDNFITKIDTGAFESQKKNIQVIDLYRNAITKFPMNVFEYPELTTVSLGRNKLTDESLNHSILSRIVDLDISQNELLTKLPTTMSMPNLKYLNVSLNKIIKITPADLAHFCSIKLLDIDRNPLSLNACECTAIKEWINTHDITLIPKNLKCDKCTTSSKLLISNETYTIYNKCKDMTSRPYDWTTFCLITSGIVIILAVILFYIYKKKSTKKGNNTKINKELVLSTNGATTELLNNGIKSHPDDP; from the exons ATGAAAGTGATGATGTTTATAATTGTGGTACTTGGTGTATTTTTGCTGACTGGAGTACCATGTCTTGTGATGGCTAAGTCAATGGCTGGTGGTGGATTAGTACTCAGTGACATAGATCCAACAGCTCAGAAAAAATGTCAATACGGTAAAATACACTCAAAGTATCGTGTCATCTGTTACGATCTTAACTATGATGAATTTCCACAAACTTTGCGAAAAGATATTGag ATTTTATACTTTACACGTAATCGTGTGACAGaattaacaaattcaacacttgaaaaatttactgaTCTTAGCTACATAAGTTTTCAAGATAATTTCATAACAAAAATTGACACTGGAGCATTtgaatcacaaaaaaaaaatatccaagttATTGATTTATACAGAAATGCAATAACAAAATTTCCAATGAATGTATTTGAATATCCAGAATTAACAACAGTCTCACTtggaagaaataaattaacagaTGAATCATTAAATCATTCAATATTATCACGTATTGTTGATCTTGATATTAGTCAAAATGAGCTGCTGACAAAACTTCCAACGACAATGTCAATGCCAAATCTTAAATATCTAAATGTATCactcaacaaaattataaaaataacaccaGCTGATTTGGCacatttttgttcaataaaattacttgacATTGACAGAAATCCATTGAGTCTAAATGCTTGTGAATGTACAGCTATCAAAGAATGGATAAATACACATGATATAACACTCataccaaaaaatttaaaatgcgATAAATgtacaacatcatcaaaattattaatttcaaacgAAACATacacaatttataataaatgtaaagaTATGACTTCAAGGCCATATGACTGGACAACCTTTTGTTTAATTACTTCtggtattgttattatattagcagttatattattttatatttataaaaaaaaaagtacaaaaaaaggcaacaatactaaaataaataaagaacttGTACTATCAACAAATGGTGCAACAACAGAGCTACTTAACAATGGCATTAAAAGTCATCCAGATGATCCATAA